CACTCTTTTGTATCTCCAGTTCTTGACGAAGCAGGCTTAACGTATTGTCTGTAGTATGACGGAGTATGTCGCTTACTGTAAGGAAATAAGGCTTATTATCTTCGATAACACAGCAGTTTGGCGAAATGCTTATTTCACAATCGGTGAAAGCGTATAGAGCATCTATTGTCTTATCGGAAGAGACGCCTGCTGCCAGATGTACCTGTATCTCTACATTCTGAGCGGTGATATCATCTACCTTGCGGATTTTAATTTTACCCTTATCGTTGGCTTTCAAGATCGATTCCACAACAGACGATGATGTTCGTCCGTAGGGAATGTCACTTATAACAAGCGTTTTGTTGTCCAGTTTAGATATTTTAGCCCTAACCTTTACTGATCCGCCTCGCTCTCCATCGTTATACTTGCTGACGTCTATATAGCCCCCGGTTTGAAAATCGGGATAGAATGCAAATTTTTCTCCTTGAAGATGCGCTATGGCTGCATCGCAAAGATCATTGAAGTTGTGAGGAAGAATCCTAGACGAAAGTCCCACAGCAATACCTTCTGCACCCTGAGCTAGAAGTAAAGGAAACTTAACAGGTAGCGTAACAGGCTCTTTATTACGTCCATCGTATGATGGTTTCCACTCTGTGGTTTTGGGGTTGAAAATCACTTCCAAAGCAAACTTTGATAAGCGAGCTTCTATATAACGAGGAGCTGCAGCTCCGTCCCCTGTAAACACGTTTCCCCAGTTTCCCTGACAGTCTACCAATAAATCCTTTTGTCCCAGTTGCACCAATGCATCCCCTATAGAGGCGTCTCCATGCGGGTGAAACTGCATAGTATGTCCGATGATATTAGCGACCTTATTGTAGCGACCATCATCCATGCGCTTCATAGAGTGCATAATACGACGTTGCACCGGCTTGAAACCATCAGATATGTGAGGTACCGCACGTTCGAGTATTACGTACGATGCATAGTCGAGAAACCAGTTTTGGAACATACCCGAAAGATGTGTCTGATTGTCAGCCGTATCTTTTATCGGGACTTTATAGTCTGAATGGGATGCTGCATCAGCGTTCTCCAACTCATCATCCAATATTGGTTCGTCGTTATCTAAATTCTCTGGTTCGTCAATAATATCTTCAGGGAGCATATGTGTTTATTGGATTTAATAGCTACTAAAAAACTAGCTCAAAGATAGTTTTTTTTGCTTTGAATTCAAAATGAGAAAGGTGTTGTATATTGCAAATAAAAAAAATACAGAAATTTTATTTGTGTTTATTTATTTAGAATAAAATTGTCATATAATGAGGTCTTTGATATCTATAACAACTGAAATTTGAGAGCAGAAAGGTGACATGAAAAATATGTATAAAATGTGTCACTTTTGTCACCTTTGTTACTTTTTATTCTAAGGGATAATACATTTTTCTTCAATAGAAATACCAAACAGAGCGAAGTCATATTTGGCAGGGTCGTTGATATCCAGTGTTTTTAGACTTTCTGTTAGTTCTAGCGCTGCCCTCCAATCGGGTTTGTCTCGTTCCAGCAGACCTAGCTTGCGGGCGGTACGTTCTACATGAAGATCGAGTGGGCAAATCAACTTGGATGGGCTGATTTGTTTCCATAACCCGAAATCGACCCCTTTGTTATCATCCCTTACCATCCATCGTAAGTACATATTCAGTCGTTTGCATGCTGATTTTTGAACGGGAGAGGGGATATGCTTTCGTGTACGGTGAGGTGCATCGGGATGAGAAAAGAAGTATGCCTGAAAGTGATTGAGGGCTGCCTCTACATTCATGTCGGAGGATGGGAAGAAAGCTTCCTCAAGGCTGTTGTATTGAGTGAAGTGTCTTTTCATAAAGTCGATACAGTATAGCAAGTCTGTATCGTTGAATGTTCTGTGTTTAAACTGTAGGAGCTTTTTCAAGTCTTCTTCACTGTGTCCTTGTATGAAGTTATATGGATCGTTGTCCATTCTTTCTGCCAACTCTTTACATTTATTGATAATGGTTTTGCGTTGTCCCCATGCAAAAATAGCAGCAAAGAAACCCATTATTTCTTTATCCTGTTTGCTTGTGAAGCTATGAGGAATGGAGATCGGATCGTTATCGATAAAAGCAGGGGTGTTGTACTGTTCTACTTTCTGGTCGAGGAAGTTTTTGAGATCAAATATATTTATACCTTTCACTTGTCAATCTATTTTGGTAGGACAAAGATATAAAAAACAAAAGAGCAGAAAGTCTCGCTCTTTGTCTGTTGCATGTTCGACAAATGCGAGATCATTTATCTACTCTTAGAAAAGTACCATTCGAATCTGTAAAATTTGATTGTTAAAAATCTATTTTAATCCCGAATAAAATGACAATTGTATTGTATAAATATATAATTTTATGCTCGAATTATTGCACTTGTTATATAGTTTATGTTATTAGATATATTTTCTACTGATAGTCTGTCTGTTGTGAATGCGGAAGCCACGGTTTCAACCCTCGATAAGTTGCTTGACTATCTGCTTGATGTTTCGGTGGCGCTAGGTACAAAAATTGTAGCTTCAATTATTGTATTTATTGTTGGCCGCTGGGTGATTGGGTGGATAAGAAAGTTTTTTGATAAGTTTCTACTTCGCCGACGGATAGAGGAAACAGTGCGCTCGTTTTTGGATAGCCTGATCAATATTTCATTAAAGATTGTATTATTTCTTTTTATAGTAAATATACTAGGCATTCAAACTACTTCCTTTGCTGCTATATTAGCTGCTGCCGGGTTAGCCGTAGGTATGGCTATGAAAGATAATCTCTCTAATTTTGCAGGAGGTGTGATGCTGTTAATAAACAAACCGTTCAAAGTCGGTGATCGTATTGTTGCCCAAAGTACGGATGGTGTCGTTCAGTCTATTGGAATATTATATACTGTTTTGCTGACAGGCGATAATGTCACTATATTTATACCCAATGGCCCTTTATCTACCGGGAATATAACGAACTATTCAGCCCAGAAACAGAGGCGTATCGACCTCACGTTTAATATTAATTATGGAACAGATATTGACCTTGTAAAAAGTGTATTGCTCTCAGTTATTAAAGAAAACAAATCAATAAAAGATACCCCTACACCTTTTGTGGGTGTTACAGATGTTTCCAATGGCGTTATCAATGTAACAATACGGGTATGGGTGAATAGTGAGGATTATGGAAATACAAGTGTCAGTTTGAACGAGAATATATATAAGTCTTTCTCCGAAAAAGGGATCTATACCGCATCAACACTGAGTGTGAAAATGCTGAAAGATTAAAAAAAATTAAAAGTCTTAGGAATATTCAAAATAAGGTAATTGTATTTTATTTTCAGATGGAAATCAAGTAGCTTTGTGATACGAAGAATCGGAATTTAATAAATATATAAAACTAAATTACTTAAGTGTTATGAAAAGGCAGAAACTCATTCAATTCCTTTCGTTAGTAGCCTTTGTTGCTATCATAGCAACATCGTGCGGCAAAAAAACAATGCCTCCTTTGGCAAATTCTTTATTTACAACAAATCCTTCGCCGTTAGAATTGGTAGGGACTAAAGTTCCTGTTACAATAAACGGACGCTTCCCTGCTAAATGGTTCGAGAAAAGTACAACAGTTGTAGTTACACCGGTATTGAAGTATACAGGAGGTGAAACTCTTGGAACTCCTTATACATATCAGGGCGAAAAGGTAGCCGGAAACGGAATCGTAGTACCTTATGAAGCTGGTAGTGCTATAACAATGAAGTCTGAGTTTGATTATATTCCGGCAATGAAAAAATCGGAATTATTTTTACGCTTCGATTTTTACAGAGGCGGAAAACAAGTGGTTGGCTTTGGCGATGTAAAAATTGCTGATGGTGTAGTTGCAACTCAAGCCCTTGCAAATGCGGCTACTTCAGCTCCTGCTGTTGCTCCTGACGCTTTCCAACGCATAATCAAAGAAGCTTATGATGCTGATATAATGTTCTTGATCCAACGTGCAGAATTGCGTTCTAGCGAATTGAATTCTACAAACCTGAATGCATGGAAAGAATTGGTAAAAGAAGCAGATAGTAACGAGCGTAAGAAAGTAGATGTTGAAATTTCGGCATATGCATCTCCTGATGGAGGGTTCAAACTGAATGATCAGCTAGCTGAAAAACGTGAGAAGAATACAACAAACTATTTGACTAAAGAATTCAAGAGAAATAGTATTGATACTGAAATTAATGCTAAATATACAGCTCAAGACTGGGATGGATTCCAAAAATTAGTTCAAGCATCTAGCTTACAAGACAAAGATCTTGTTCTTAGAGTATTGTCTATGTATCCAGATCCGGAAACCAGAGAAAAAGAAATTAAGAATATCTCAGTTGTATACTCTGATCTAGCTGAAACTATTTTACCAAAACTTCGTCGTTCTCGCCTATTGGCTAATGTAGAAATAATTGGTAAGACTGATGAGGAACTGAAAAATGTTGCAGTAAGCGGTAACCTTGGAGACCTTACAGTAGAAGAATTGTTATATGCTGCTAACTTGAATGGTGTATCTAAAGAGAAAGTATATACTTTCGTTACTCAAAAATTCCCTAACGACTATCGTGGATGGAATAACCTAGGTGCATACTATTATAAGAACGGACAAAACAGCAGAGCGGTTCAGGCTTTCAATAAGGCTGCTGAAGTTTCCTCTCGTGCAGCTGAAGCGAATATGAACTTAGCTTTAGTGTCATTGGCTGATGGAAATACTGCTAAAGCAGAGCAACTGCTTGGTAATGCAGCAGGAGCTAACTCGTTAGGTGAAACAATGGGATTGATGTATATCCAAAAAGGAGAATATAACCGTGCAGTTCAATCGTTTGGTAACACTGTATCTAACAATGCTGCATTGGCTCAGATTTTGACTAAGAATTATAGCCGTGCTCAACAAATATTGGATGCAGTACTAACTAAAGATGCTACTACATATTATTTGGCTGCGATCGTAGCTGCAAGAACAAATAGTGCATCAGGTGTTGCCGGAAACTTAAAGTCTGCTATTCAGAATGGAGTTTCTCCTGCAGAAATAGCAAAAGATATTGAATTTGCTAAGTTCCTTACAAATCCAGATATTAAGAATATGTTATTCTAAAATAAAGCATATCATAAAAAAAGCTCAGCCGCAAAGGCTGAGCTTTTTTTATGACCAAAAACGAAGATTATTAAAGG
The Dysgonomonas mossii genome window above contains:
- a CDS encoding TIGR02757 family protein; protein product: MKGINIFDLKNFLDQKVEQYNTPAFIDNDPISIPHSFTSKQDKEIMGFFAAIFAWGQRKTIINKCKELAERMDNDPYNFIQGHSEEDLKKLLQFKHRTFNDTDLLYCIDFMKRHFTQYNSLEEAFFPSSDMNVEAALNHFQAYFFSHPDAPHRTRKHIPSPVQKSACKRLNMYLRWMVRDDNKGVDFGLWKQISPSKLICPLDLHVERTARKLGLLERDKPDWRAALELTESLKTLDINDPAKYDFALFGISIEEKCIIP
- a CDS encoding mechanosensitive ion channel family protein — translated: MLLDIFSTDSLSVVNAEATVSTLDKLLDYLLDVSVALGTKIVASIIVFIVGRWVIGWIRKFFDKFLLRRRIEETVRSFLDSLINISLKIVLFLFIVNILGIQTTSFAAILAAAGLAVGMAMKDNLSNFAGGVMLLINKPFKVGDRIVAQSTDGVVQSIGILYTVLLTGDNVTIFIPNGPLSTGNITNYSAQKQRRIDLTFNINYGTDIDLVKSVLLSVIKENKSIKDTPTPFVGVTDVSNGVINVTIRVWVNSEDYGNTSVSLNENIYKSFSEKGIYTASTLSVKMLKD
- a CDS encoding tetratricopeptide repeat protein translates to MKRQKLIQFLSLVAFVAIIATSCGKKTMPPLANSLFTTNPSPLELVGTKVPVTINGRFPAKWFEKSTTVVVTPVLKYTGGETLGTPYTYQGEKVAGNGIVVPYEAGSAITMKSEFDYIPAMKKSELFLRFDFYRGGKQVVGFGDVKIADGVVATQALANAATSAPAVAPDAFQRIIKEAYDADIMFLIQRAELRSSELNSTNLNAWKELVKEADSNERKKVDVEISAYASPDGGFKLNDQLAEKREKNTTNYLTKEFKRNSIDTEINAKYTAQDWDGFQKLVQASSLQDKDLVLRVLSMYPDPETREKEIKNISVVYSDLAETILPKLRRSRLLANVEIIGKTDEELKNVAVSGNLGDLTVEELLYAANLNGVSKEKVYTFVTQKFPNDYRGWNNLGAYYYKNGQNSRAVQAFNKAAEVSSRAAEANMNLALVSLADGNTAKAEQLLGNAAGANSLGETMGLMYIQKGEYNRAVQSFGNTVSNNAALAQILTKNYSRAQQILDAVLTKDATTYYLAAIVAARTNSASGVAGNLKSAIQNGVSPAEIAKDIEFAKFLTNPDIKNMLF